The nucleotide sequence CCATTTCAGTTTCACTATTGGTTACCTCACACTATCAGGTATCAATGAACAGTACCTTACAAACGCTATAAGGAATTTCCCTAGGAATTCCCCTATAACAAATTTTCCCTTGGAATTTCCCCCTTCATCCCAAACTGCTGCAATATGCTGACCAAGCTTTTGTGACCGTTTCAGGATGAGTCCAATACATCTGCGCTGTGTATACTGCGTTCAAGGAGAAAATCGTACTTTGATGTTAAGAATTTTGTTGAACAACTCCTGTAATCAAATATGTTACAGAGCATTCAGCTTTTTACATATGTTTGTTTACACATGATGGAAAATGTCGAAAGACCGCTGTTTTtctgacaaaaaaataaataaaatgtcaattttaTACCCTCCATAGGATTCCAATGCTGCTGCAGAGAAGTTAAGCGATCTGGATCAGTTCAAGGATGCCAAGACGATCAAAGTAAATCCGGACAAACCGCAGGAACAAGCAAGGTTCTTAACCTTAGAAGTAAGCACCCCTTTCTTAACATGGCTACTACTTAGTAATATATTCTTCTGATCGAATATCCCCAAGTGGCCAAATTTATATCGCAGAAAATTGCATAAGTACAGTATGTCTAGCTCTTCCTGACAGTTACCTTGATTGAAATTTGTTAAgtggcttggatgttgaagagcatgatcATAATGGTGCCTTTGCATCATGTTGCCCAATAAGGTAGGACACCCACTTTAAGAATTTGGACACCCATATCTGCCTCAATCCCTGGCCCGTCTCGCCCGTTTCCCAACCATCCTCCACCACTCACTTTTCCATCATCATTCATAAATCTGTGATCTTTCTCCTCTTACAGGCTGGTAAGACACTGCTTGTACCAACGCCTAGAATGAGGAGAGGATTGTTTAACAGGGTTGTCCTGCCTCCTGGAGCTGACAAAACAACCATGAGAGAATGCTGCAGTTTTCAGGTCTGTGGGAAAATCTATGAAGCTTACCTCTGTCTCATATCTGTGATTCAGaaatttgtgtttgtgtgtgcaaaTATTAAAAGTAGGTAAATTGTTCCTACTGCTAGGCAATCTTGTACACAGCTGTAAGCCTACAGGGTGTAGCAATTCGTTTGAAGAATTGCCATGTCGACGAGGCTCGCCAATGTTTCAACAGAAGGCGCTCTCAGAGTGCTAATGATCTACGAAAGATCTCTGAATTGAAATAATACAACTGCGTTAAAGCAAAGTTGGGAAAACGTCTTTTATGAAGTTGCATATGGCATGGTGTGTGATGGACTAGGTCATGGTTCCACTTGTGCCGTGTCACAAAGAACATGCTTTGGAAAAATGCAGGTTATGGTACTTAAAACAGTCAGCCTTGAATCTTATGTTCATCAAAAGATACCttcattaaaaatttaaaagcGAAATTGTACATGCTACAAGTGATTACATCATGGTACCGTTGTGGTCTACAGCTTACGGAACTTGATAGGATAGATATATGTGACAGCGCCCACAGGTTTTTGGCGTGACTAAGCAATAAGAATCTGAATATGGATGACAAAGGGATTGATAATACATGCAGGAATATATACTTCAGTGTTCACGTGTTGGATTGCAGTTTTCAATGTAGGAATATCATTACTCAGGAAGTACTGCAAATTCTTTACATGATCTTTGCATTGGTGAAGCAGTCTGCAGTCTGTTTACAGGCAAATTAATTTCCATGCTTGATTGCTGGACTTAGTTGCCTTTTGTGTTGCTTCAATTTGTGTTTAGCAAGTCATCAACAGATACCTTAAAGTAAGACATAGAATTTGGAAGTTTGAGAATAAAATATGAGGGAACATCACCAGCATACAGGTGGGAATGAATAACTCATTGATTACTGCTCAGGACTATAAACTTTCTAGGAAGAAGTTTCATAATGGACATTAAGAAATATTGTGCACTCAGACATCACTGTTAGTGAATTTACTGCATACAAATGTATTATGAGGTTCACTGACCAAGTTAAAGCATCCACTGTATTGGCATTGACATGGCTATCACCTCACATGTCTCATTAAATGGGCAACTATACTCACAATATTTGGTTATGCAACGTACCCTTTACTGTACTTATTGTGCCCGTCATGCATTTTGTAACCTCTGCGTGAAGTGGAGAGTTcactgtcccccccccccccgccccattcAGCTTTCATCTGCCTGTACACACCATGACAGATATTGTGACTCAATAAAACAGATGTccattttcttaatttctttaaCCTTTGTACGAGGTCTTTGAACAGGATttatattttatcatcatccacAGGGAATAAAGGTGAACAGTGCCTCTGTTGGTATCGCTGAGGAATATTCTGTAGACCTGGTCATAATCGGCTCTGTTGCTGTCTCAGAATCAGGTGAGTGAATTGAAATTTTCTCGTGTAGAAAGATAGATAGCTATAGCCCCAAACTGCAGCTTCCCTGCCAGCCCAGATGTGACAAGTCACTCCATCGTAAGGTCACGTAGAGTCTTCACCaagtaacattttctgattCAAGTGACGTCGTTGAATAAAGTCATCACAATGTCAAGCCTAGAATTTCACAGTTATGCCTCTGCCTAAAGAAAGCAAGTGCTGAATAAATCTACTGGCTATATACCAAGGGTCGGACTGACATATATTCATCACTTACAGCACGCATAAATAACTGTATTGGATCAGCCACAtgatatttgctgataataagcagtgATGATACAGGGCTTATGTTAGGTACAGAAACCATGCTGAGTATGTTTCACTGACAAGTGTTACCCTGCCTTACCATGTGTTTACGTTCTTAACGTCTATTGGCATCAAACGACACTGCGTTTGTGTCTGATGGCAAACAGTGAAATAGACTGTCATTTTGTCAGTAACCGGAATTACAAAGCTTGGTTGTGGgcaaaaaaagttaaaagataaATTGTTTTTGAGTCGTTTCACATTTGAAATGTATCAATGACCTGAGTTTTGATTCATAAGAACACTGTCAGTTGGTATCTGTTCAACTTTTTGTTAAagaatcattttttttctccaagtaCATTGAAAAAATGAGGATACACTATCCCTTGTTCTGCCTGGGTCCCCTGATAAACCTCTGTGTTGGGTCTTGTTTACCCCAGGCCCCTCCTCTCGCCAGGCCTGCACGGAAATTATCCCTGAAGCTGAAAAATCTTCCAAGCTACGCTTTGAAATGAAACCTTGTCCcagaataaattttaaaatatttgctgTTAATATGTTTGCAAATTGATTTGAACCTTCAAGCATCTTGTATATCATATAAATAGAGGAAACGACTTGATGCTTCTATAGCAATTATTCTGTCATCCACCCTGCCAGGGGGGTCCATACTCAAACctgatatttctttcaaattgagCTTTTTaaatacatcatatatatttatctctGTAGGTCTGAGAATTGGGAAAGGAGAGGGTTTCGCTGACCTGGAGTTTGCGATCATGTCCGCGGCCGGCGCCGTCAATGACGATACGGTGGTCGTCACGACGGTCCACGACTGCCAGGTGACCGAGATTCCCGAGAGTCTCATCCAACCCCACGACCTGACGGTGGATTACATTTTGACTCCTACCAGGGTGATCAAGTGCTCTGGCGACATCAGGCAGCGTCCCAAGGGCATCATTTGGAGCATGCTGACCGAGGAAAAGTTTCGCTCTATTCCGATCCTGAAGGAGCTCAGAGAGAAGGACAAGGAAGCCGGGATAGACACCCAGCTGAAGCCATCCGAGGAGTCGGACACCCCGAGAAAGAACAGAAGACAGAGGAACCGAGATGGGAACAGAGAAAACAGACCGAGGAGACAGCGGATCACCAGGGCGGCGAGGAGGGACGGGGATGACGACAATGAGGAACCAGAAGAACAAGAAGAGGAGGAgatggagaagaagaaggatgaaAACAGACGTTCCCGTAACTCCAAGAGAAGAGGTCCTCCAGAGTGCCCACCGGGCTGTCGGATCTTCGTGGGTGGCGTCACGCGCAG is from Apostichopus japonicus isolate 1M-3 chromosome 16, ASM3797524v1, whole genome shotgun sequence and encodes:
- the LOC139982600 gene encoding methenyltetrahydrofolate synthase domain-containing protein-like; protein product: MDVDSQEKISDEKAVIENGEGEEEAKPTDITKAGIRQKIWDHIEENDLADFPRPVHNRIPNFKDSNAAAEKLSDLDQFKDAKTIKVNPDKPQEQARFLTLEAGKTLLVPTPRMRRGLFNRVVLPPGADKTTMRECCSFQGIKVNSASVGIAEEYSVDLVIIGSVAVSESGLRIGKGEGFADLEFAIMSAAGAVNDDTVVVTTVHDCQVTEIPESLIQPHDLTVDYILTPTRVIKCSGDIRQRPKGIIWSMLTEEKFRSIPILKELREKDKEAGIDTQLKPSEESDTPRKNRRQRNRDGNRENRPRRQRITRAARRDGDDDNEEPEEQEEEEMEKKKDENRRSRNSKRRGPPECPPGCRIFVGGVTRRTRVSEFKMAIRAKGVYPRRVIWRGARGFCFLEFDVPDKIAEDVELLGEIIFNNVKLRPQVAIDRGLEGDREGDREGDREGDREGNRGFEGDRELKGDGGKVNGEVNEEISEDKTEEQKVITSED